In Maridesulfovibrio frigidus DSM 17176, a genomic segment contains:
- a CDS encoding anti-sigma regulatory factor, producing MMTHSEETYIDLIDLSDTGAAVGAARHTAALAGFEETDQFMIATAVSELATNIVRYAGGGSVTISIVSDGDRIGIEAVANDSGPGIEDVEKAMQDNYSSGNSLGLGLPGVKRLMDEFSIESVPGQGTKCIARKWRLQT from the coding sequence ATGATGACACATTCTGAAGAAACATACATTGATCTCATTGATTTGTCGGATACCGGTGCGGCTGTCGGTGCAGCACGACATACTGCGGCGCTAGCAGGTTTTGAGGAAACGGACCAGTTCATGATTGCCACTGCCGTGTCCGAGCTGGCGACAAATATCGTTCGCTATGCCGGCGGAGGTTCTGTAACAATCAGTATTGTCTCCGATGGCGACCGTATTGGCATCGAAGCGGTGGCCAATGATTCCGGACCGGGAATAGAGGATGTAGAAAAGGCCATGCAGGACAACTACAGCAGCGGAAACAGTCTCGGGCTGGGATTGCCAGGAGTTAAAAGACTTATGGATGAATTCAGTATCGAATCGGTACCGGGTCAGGGAACCAAGTGCATAGCACGCAAGTGGAGGCTCCAGACATGA
- a CDS encoding RHS repeat domain-containing protein: MRNQSNFILQKKRWQDLNPSVRMYGTSEPPEMQLDNMCEVVSRSTDTKLQMVETDFSEFSSSDKMYPSMMKPDVKRRWDMKQQEWKNQKEKYNRIERMARAQFVHDNPNLKLAHDLAKTSYGKDLLAEAMRSDSNSPATGTGADLHDEFERDGVSSKSDENIKVTPFAVAEMQDPYSTLTTARDGDGRIVEKLLHLGTIYHHVQYDYDEGGRLSRAFNYGNVIESNEYGKFGERLFADTVSFGKCQYVYDKSLKLVQAGEVKYSYDAKGRLILKQDNGQITKYSYMPNGALHKAQLPNGRIIEYHFDSEGMRIAKSINGAVVEKYLWKDFTTLEAVADGAGQNVKVFAYDDEGDPVAMIYNDNMYYFASDQVGSIYMVADGNGNKVEQIIHDSFGNLIVDTDGAIDIPLGFAAGLLDKDTGLVHFGYREYDPEIGRFTTPDPIGFAGGDVDVYGYCWDDPNNFVDRDGLKGKSEDADENNNAQRDKTQTTKEKSKNSQDEFVDVEVFLREKGVGHLAINTGNGTITGKYPKGKKRTLLPVEGDIRVEDESDFDKSMTLTVTKKQAKKMEESIARRKKENSTYWAGPDDCVDHVNDTLNDGGVETPSDFFNPTPTGYFHEFKGKKKKLRTSP; encoded by the coding sequence ATGCGCAACCAGAGTAATTTTATTTTGCAGAAGAAAAGATGGCAAGATTTAAACCCATCAGTAAGAATGTATGGCACAAGCGAACCGCCCGAAATGCAGCTTGATAATATGTGCGAAGTTGTTTCTCGCTCTACAGACACGAAGTTACAAATGGTTGAGACTGATTTCTCGGAATTTTCCTCTTCGGATAAAATGTACCCTTCCATGATGAAACCCGATGTTAAAAGACGTTGGGATATGAAACAACAGGAATGGAAGAATCAGAAGGAAAAGTACAATCGCATTGAGCGAATGGCTCGAGCGCAGTTTGTACATGATAATCCAAATCTTAAACTCGCTCATGATTTAGCAAAGACCAGCTATGGCAAGGATCTTTTGGCGGAAGCTATGCGTTCTGATTCCAACTCTCCAGCGACAGGGACTGGTGCTGACTTACATGATGAATTTGAGCGTGATGGTGTCAGCTCTAAGTCGGATGAAAATATTAAGGTGACTCCTTTTGCTGTTGCGGAAATGCAAGATCCCTACTCGACACTCACAACTGCGCGTGATGGTGATGGTAGAATTGTTGAAAAGCTACTCCATCTCGGAACCATTTATCATCATGTTCAATATGACTACGATGAGGGTGGAAGGCTCAGCAGGGCTTTTAACTACGGTAATGTCATTGAGTCGAACGAATACGGTAAGTTTGGCGAGCGGCTTTTCGCAGATACGGTAAGTTTTGGTAAGTGTCAGTATGTTTACGATAAAAGTCTGAAACTTGTTCAGGCTGGCGAGGTTAAGTATTCTTACGACGCCAAAGGTCGGCTTATTTTGAAGCAGGACAATGGGCAGATCACCAAATATTCGTATATGCCAAACGGCGCGCTTCACAAAGCTCAACTGCCTAACGGTCGTATTATTGAATATCATTTTGATTCCGAAGGTATGCGCATAGCCAAATCCATTAACGGAGCGGTTGTAGAAAAGTATCTATGGAAGGACTTTACAACACTTGAGGCTGTTGCTGATGGCGCAGGACAAAATGTAAAAGTATTCGCATATGACGATGAAGGCGATCCCGTTGCCATGATCTACAACGATAATATGTATTATTTCGCGTCGGATCAGGTCGGCTCCATCTATATGGTTGCGGATGGGAATGGAAATAAGGTAGAGCAAATTATACATGATTCGTTTGGTAATCTCATTGTCGATACTGACGGAGCTATTGATATCCCTCTAGGGTTCGCAGCTGGGTTGCTCGATAAAGATACTGGCCTAGTTCATTTCGGTTACCGCGAGTATGACCCTGAGATTGGGCGTTTCACAACTCCTGATCCAATTGGGTTTGCTGGCGGAGATGTGGATGTTTACGGCTATTGCTGGGATGATCCGAATAATTTTGTGGATCGAGATGGGCTTAAGGGGAAGAGTGAAGATGCTGATGAGAATAATAATGCACAAAGAGATAAAACACAAACTACAAAAGAAAAAAGCAAAAACTCACAAGATGAATTTGTTGATGTAGAAGTGTTCCTTAGAGAAAAAGGGGTTGGCCACTTAGCAATTAACACTGGAAATGGGACTATTACAGGCAAATATCCCAAAGGAAAAAAGAGGACACTTCTACCTGTAGAGGGTGATATAAGAGTTGAGGATGAGTCTGATTTTGATAAAAGCATGACATTAACAGTAACTAAAAAACAGGCTAAAAAAATGGAGGAAAGTATTGCTCGCAGGAAAAAAGAAAATTCAACATACTGGGCTGGGCCAGACGATTGCGTTGATCATGTAAACGATACACTTAATGACGGAGGAGTTGAAACTCCTAGCGATTTTTTTAATCCTACTCCAACTGGCTATTTTCATGAATTTAAAGGAAAGAAAAAGAAATTGAGAACATCACCATAA
- a CDS encoding PAS domain-containing protein: protein MVENQEIVMGAMGTDLAVQVLDQLPTPVFAVNTNMEVIFMNKAGQSLLGMNIADILGKTCASLFKSKHCDTTECRMKHAMESGKACTARNELTINSRTVPIEYTAAPLRDENGKIIGGLEYAIDITERVRDENRLREQSRTIQEISTPAISLWEGIVVLPVLGIIDSLRAKQMMNAMLNKIKETSAKTIILDIQGVAAVDTAVANHLIKITKATKLMGCRCIISGISPAVAETLVQLGIDLGDVATNSSLRDALGDAFTLMNLEVKKKK from the coding sequence ATGGTCGAAAATCAAGAAATTGTAATGGGCGCTATGGGAACAGATTTAGCAGTACAGGTGCTCGATCAACTGCCTACACCAGTATTTGCAGTCAATACCAACATGGAAGTCATTTTCATGAATAAGGCAGGCCAATCCCTTCTAGGAATGAACATAGCTGACATTCTCGGCAAAACTTGCGCCAGTCTATTTAAATCCAAGCATTGTGACACTACGGAATGCCGTATGAAACATGCCATGGAAAGCGGCAAAGCCTGCACTGCGAGAAATGAACTGACCATCAACAGCAGAACCGTTCCCATCGAATACACTGCTGCTCCACTGAGGGATGAAAATGGAAAGATCATCGGAGGACTTGAATATGCCATTGACATTACCGAGCGAGTTCGAGACGAAAACCGACTTCGCGAACAAAGTCGTACTATTCAAGAAATTTCTACTCCAGCCATAAGCCTGTGGGAAGGAATCGTCGTGCTTCCGGTGCTCGGGATTATTGATTCTTTGCGTGCCAAGCAAATGATGAATGCCATGCTGAACAAAATCAAAGAGACCTCCGCTAAAACTATTATTCTGGATATCCAGGGGGTAGCGGCAGTGGATACAGCTGTGGCCAACCATCTTATAAAAATAACCAAAGCAACAAAACTTATGGGTTGCCGCTGTATCATCTCCGGAATATCTCCGGCTGTGGCAGAGACTCTGGTGCAACTGGGTATAGATCTCGGTGATGTGGCAACCAACTCCAGCCTTCGTGATGCACTTGGTGACGCCTTCACTCTCATGAACTTAGAAGTGAAAAAGAAAAAGTGA
- a CDS encoding STAS domain-containing protein — translation MSDAQSSPRLGMHVLDGVLMVQTPDDFGDESFRSLRRCVLEKVHALSARGVLIDVSTIQIIDSVGYDLLADTARTVALLGAKTVFVGLQPGVVSALIDLEVDCDDILAARNVEDAFVILNPPMVKADISDEEPDEDLDEDIDGSLKDNECLNQEQEDWEGEKDSSTENKELPNDTEYDDTF, via the coding sequence ATGTCTGACGCCCAATCATCTCCCCGACTGGGGATGCATGTACTTGATGGCGTGCTCATGGTCCAAACACCGGATGATTTCGGGGACGAATCCTTCCGTTCCTTGCGCCGCTGCGTTCTTGAAAAAGTACATGCCCTATCCGCGCGTGGAGTTCTCATTGATGTTTCCACCATACAGATAATAGATTCTGTGGGGTATGACTTGCTCGCAGATACCGCACGCACAGTGGCCTTGCTGGGTGCCAAGACTGTCTTTGTGGGCCTTCAGCCGGGGGTTGTTTCCGCACTGATTGATCTAGAAGTTGATTGTGACGACATTCTGGCAGCTCGCAACGTAGAGGATGCATTTGTAATTCTAAATCCTCCAATGGTAAAAGCTGATATTTCAGACGAAGAACCTGACGAAGATCTGGATGAAGACATTGACGGAAGTCTGAAAGATAATGAGTGTCTTAATCAGGAACAGGAAGACTGGGAAGGCGAAAAGGACTCCTCGACAGAGAATAAAGAATTACCTAACGACACCGAGTATGATGACACATTCTGA
- a CDS encoding FlgO family outer membrane protein, translating into MIRNKLLIFCVVCSLSTLFAVNYTSAGLFSSPDNLQEAGEELAQNLSVAGVLANKRIAVLEFKTQGAVQDSMLGKRIAEYVSSGLVGIKDHNWDVVDRFEIARLRNEMEEHKDSVFDFNVWMRKKLQADLLVLGNYVIAGDDISITTKIVNPESGSTVSSASITLSANSEIKQLSKTRKPRTKFAGAVEDITAILTGNGRGIGNQGKSSSALKLYKIAGGNRIPFKRSNVPVFNVGDKMGFSVMPPINSKLYIFNYEPGAEKGEAILLYPIPGLRLESFPAKRTRRFPSYVSRGVTSYDVDPPLGRMVFKIIGVDDTINLDLTNSLKVEDGYYLLDSSNLNSFMDDLSSLPDISWWSEDVEFWIQ; encoded by the coding sequence ATGATTCGTAATAAGCTATTAATATTTTGTGTTGTATGCTCTCTCTCTACTTTATTTGCAGTTAACTACACCAGTGCGGGACTTTTCAGCTCTCCTGATAATTTGCAGGAGGCCGGGGAGGAACTTGCGCAGAATTTGAGTGTTGCTGGCGTACTCGCTAATAAGAGGATTGCGGTTCTGGAGTTTAAAACTCAAGGGGCCGTGCAAGACTCTATGCTTGGCAAGCGAATAGCTGAGTACGTTTCATCTGGTTTGGTGGGCATTAAGGATCATAATTGGGATGTTGTGGACAGGTTCGAAATCGCGCGCTTAAGAAATGAAATGGAAGAGCATAAGGACAGTGTTTTCGACTTTAACGTCTGGATGCGAAAGAAGCTTCAAGCCGATCTTTTGGTACTTGGAAACTATGTGATAGCTGGTGATGATATTTCAATTACAACAAAGATTGTAAATCCGGAAAGCGGTAGTACTGTAAGTTCGGCTTCTATAACTTTGTCTGCAAATAGTGAGATAAAACAGCTTTCGAAGACTAGAAAACCTCGCACAAAATTTGCGGGAGCAGTCGAGGATATTACAGCCATTTTAACTGGCAACGGGAGAGGAATAGGCAATCAAGGTAAGAGTTCTTCGGCTCTTAAACTTTATAAAATTGCCGGAGGAAATCGGATTCCTTTTAAACGATCAAATGTCCCAGTGTTTAATGTTGGCGATAAAATGGGTTTTTCCGTTATGCCGCCCATTAATTCTAAGCTATACATTTTCAATTACGAGCCCGGAGCAGAAAAAGGGGAGGCTATACTTTTATATCCTATACCGGGACTGAGATTAGAAAGTTTTCCAGCTAAAAGAACCCGCAGATTTCCATCTTACGTTTCGAGGGGGGTTACTTCTTACGATGTCGATCCGCCCCTAGGACGCATGGTATTTAAGATTATCGGCGTGGATGACACAATAAATCTAGACCTGACCAATTCGTTGAAGGTTGAAGACGGATATTACTTGCTAGATTCTAGCAACTTAAACTCCTTCATGGATGACCTTTCCTCGCTTCCGGATATCTCTTGGTGGTCCGAAGACGTCGAATTTTGGATTCAATAA
- a CDS encoding formylglycine-generating enzyme family protein, whose amino-acid sequence MKFVWVPAGCFQMGSNSGEDDEKPIHEVCVNSFWMGKHEVTNAQYRKFKSSHESKSKSIGNMGNSLNGNTQPVVQVSWQDATSYANWLSSKGHGKFRLPTEAEWEYAARGGDNNHKYAGGNNEDTVSWYYQNSAERTHSVGTKLRNGFGLFDMSGNVYEWCEDWYDKNAYSKHSRKDPIYRSEGDVHVIRGGSWLNGPSTLRSASRRKCNSSFRYNLLGFRLVRTN is encoded by the coding sequence ATGAAATTCGTATGGGTTCCGGCAGGTTGTTTCCAGATGGGTAGCAATTCCGGTGAGGACGATGAAAAACCTATTCATGAAGTTTGTGTGAATAGTTTTTGGATGGGTAAACATGAAGTGACCAACGCACAGTACCGCAAATTTAAATCTAGTCACGAAAGCAAAAGTAAAAGTATAGGTAATATGGGTAATTCTTTGAATGGGAACACCCAACCAGTTGTACAAGTTTCGTGGCAAGATGCTACTAGTTACGCTAATTGGCTGTCTTCCAAAGGTCATGGTAAATTCCGTTTGCCCACTGAAGCTGAATGGGAATATGCGGCTCGAGGTGGCGACAATAATCACAAGTATGCCGGGGGTAACAATGAGGACACTGTTTCCTGGTATTACCAAAATAGCGCAGAGCGTACTCATAGTGTGGGCACAAAACTTCGTAATGGTTTTGGGTTATTTGATATGAGTGGTAATGTTTATGAATGGTGTGAGGATTGGTACGATAAAAATGCATATTCCAAACACTCTCGCAAGGATCCGATATATAGGAGCGAGGGCGATGTTCATGTGATACGTGGTGGTAGCTGGCTCAACGGGCCTAGCACCCTCCGGTCTGCTAGCCGACGCAAGTGTAATTCTAGCTTCAGGTATAACCTCCTCGGCTTTCGCCTCGTCCGAACAAATTAA
- a CDS encoding SpoIIE family protein phosphatase yields MHSTQVEAPDMTQADCHLALRSLEGPADACGDTGMYHIGETECFIALVDVLGHGPEAHEVALMADAFLAENYDLPLLDTMQGLHKHLRGTRGAVASMCRLNYATGELSFTGVGNITCRIFGSEHIRTVPRDGIIGYIMSQPREQVFNLHPGDIVMLYSDGVREHFEAHDQPGLLIGSAEEIVGRVMQFFAKGDDDTSCLVMRYVP; encoded by the coding sequence GTGCATAGCACGCAAGTGGAGGCTCCAGACATGACACAAGCAGATTGCCATTTAGCTTTACGTTCTCTAGAAGGACCCGCTGACGCATGTGGCGACACAGGCATGTATCATATAGGAGAAACCGAATGTTTCATTGCACTGGTTGACGTGCTTGGACATGGACCAGAAGCACATGAAGTGGCCTTAATGGCCGATGCATTTCTAGCAGAAAACTACGACCTGCCGTTGCTGGATACTATGCAAGGGCTACATAAGCATCTGCGCGGAACTCGCGGAGCTGTGGCCAGTATGTGCCGCCTGAACTACGCTACGGGCGAGCTTAGCTTTACAGGTGTAGGCAACATCACCTGCCGCATTTTCGGCAGTGAGCATATACGTACGGTGCCTCGTGACGGGATCATAGGCTATATCATGTCGCAACCACGTGAGCAGGTATTTAACCTGCACCCGGGAGACATCGTCATGCTCTACTCAGACGGAGTGCGAGAACATTTCGAAGCCCATGATCAGCCGGGGTTGCTGATCGGTTCTGCCGAAGAAATAGTAGGCCGTGTCATGCAGTTTTTTGCCAAAGGAGATGATGACACCTCCTGTCTGGTAATGAGGTATGTTCCGTGA
- a CDS encoding PAS domain S-box protein produces the protein MKLAEMLGFDQINATKIATFISELCRPSQNPDIENVLDIGLMAEQRNLFLHLNFSFDQPIRPLAVISDFFDTVSPEGCRPTRLLSATKLLPDHNSSTTDYPLNEIQTMIALPSRDELMRSLTNKNVELAAEVEERQRTELALRDSESRIQTVLEGAPDALVIINCFGKITFVNTQAENTFGYSREEMLGEPIEMLIPKDQRKDHPEKVQSFFRAGVNQKISPAANFEALTKDGNILAIDVKLNPIQTGQETQVIASVRDVTEQKRAQEAIKKLSQVVEQSPVSVAITDKKGVIEYVNPSFCTVTGYSLEEILGKTPRFLSSGKTPKYVYENMWTTILEGKAWKGNFHNRRKNGEEYWESATIAPIADDFGEITHFVSVKEDITERMRMEEAVRESEVKYRELVENASSIILKLDQWGNITFFNEYAQEFFGFSEEEVLGRSAVGTIVPEEESTGRNLNELLENISLNPDEYASNENENTRKDGSRVWVNWTNKSLFDEDTGKIIGTLCVGLDITEQRKAQDERDIAAKELDERNKELGSLSTKLSKYLSPQVYASIFSGARDVKLSTERKKLTVFFSDIKNFTQTTDDLQPEDLTALLNRYFTEMSKIALEYGATIDKFIGDAMLMFFGDPQTLGVKEDAKACINMAVAMQRRMAQLDGEWRALGYEKPFRMRIGVNTGYCNVGNFGSEDRMDYTIIGGEVNLAARLEAQADPGGILMSYETFALVNDIVATESRAPITVKGIRREVRPYSILGLYDNLDSDSRFIRSEEEGIRLQLDLEKLTSAKRDLAVQELEKALARLKSL, from the coding sequence TTGAAACTCGCCGAAATGCTGGGTTTTGATCAGATCAATGCTACTAAAATAGCTACTTTTATCTCAGAGCTCTGCCGCCCGAGCCAAAATCCAGACATAGAGAACGTGCTTGATATTGGACTCATGGCGGAGCAGAGAAATCTGTTTTTACATCTCAACTTTAGCTTCGATCAGCCCATTCGCCCATTGGCTGTAATCAGTGATTTTTTCGATACAGTTTCACCCGAAGGTTGCCGCCCGACTCGATTATTAAGTGCCACAAAACTACTACCCGATCATAATAGTTCTACCACAGACTACCCACTCAATGAAATCCAGACCATGATTGCGCTTCCTTCGCGCGATGAACTCATGCGTAGTCTTACCAACAAAAACGTTGAGCTTGCGGCTGAAGTTGAAGAACGGCAACGCACAGAACTCGCTCTACGAGACAGTGAGAGTCGTATCCAGACTGTGCTCGAAGGAGCACCAGACGCACTGGTTATTATAAATTGTTTCGGGAAAATTACCTTTGTTAACACTCAGGCAGAAAATACTTTTGGTTACTCTCGCGAGGAAATGCTAGGTGAGCCAATAGAAATGCTGATTCCCAAAGATCAGCGTAAAGATCATCCCGAAAAGGTTCAAAGCTTCTTCCGAGCTGGTGTGAATCAAAAAATTTCACCTGCCGCCAACTTTGAAGCATTAACCAAAGATGGAAATATCCTAGCAATCGACGTCAAACTTAACCCCATTCAAACAGGGCAAGAGACACAGGTTATAGCCTCGGTGCGGGATGTTACAGAGCAAAAACGCGCTCAAGAAGCCATCAAAAAGCTTTCTCAAGTAGTTGAGCAAAGTCCAGTCTCAGTCGCAATTACAGATAAGAAAGGTGTGATTGAATATGTCAATCCATCCTTTTGTACCGTGACCGGCTATTCCCTTGAAGAAATTTTGGGCAAAACGCCTCGCTTCCTCAGCTCGGGCAAAACCCCCAAGTACGTGTACGAGAACATGTGGACGACTATTCTTGAAGGCAAAGCATGGAAAGGTAATTTTCACAATCGCAGGAAAAACGGAGAAGAATACTGGGAAAGTGCCACAATCGCACCAATTGCCGATGATTTTGGTGAGATCACCCACTTCGTTTCAGTCAAAGAAGACATCACAGAAAGAATGCGCATGGAAGAAGCAGTGCGTGAAAGCGAAGTAAAATACCGTGAACTGGTAGAAAACGCTAGCAGCATCATTCTTAAACTGGATCAATGGGGCAACATTACATTCTTCAATGAATATGCTCAGGAATTTTTTGGATTCTCAGAAGAAGAGGTTCTCGGTCGCAGTGCTGTCGGGACAATAGTACCTGAAGAGGAATCCACAGGGCGTAATCTCAATGAACTACTAGAAAATATTTCCCTGAATCCAGATGAATATGCCAGTAATGAAAACGAGAATACCCGCAAGGACGGATCCAGAGTCTGGGTCAACTGGACTAATAAGTCTCTCTTTGATGAAGATACAGGAAAAATAATTGGCACCCTATGTGTTGGGCTAGATATCACTGAACAGCGCAAAGCTCAGGACGAGCGAGACATCGCAGCAAAAGAACTAGACGAACGCAACAAAGAACTGGGTTCTCTTTCAACCAAGCTATCCAAATACCTCTCGCCTCAGGTCTACGCCTCTATTTTTTCCGGAGCACGAGATGTTAAGCTTTCAACAGAGCGTAAGAAACTAACTGTTTTTTTTAGCGATATCAAAAATTTCACCCAAACGACTGATGACCTGCAACCCGAAGACCTCACAGCCTTACTCAATCGCTACTTCACCGAGATGTCTAAAATCGCCCTTGAATACGGTGCTACCATCGACAAATTCATAGGCGACGCCATGCTTATGTTTTTTGGTGATCCACAAACTCTTGGGGTTAAAGAAGACGCGAAAGCCTGTATCAATATGGCTGTAGCAATGCAGCGGCGTATGGCCCAACTGGACGGAGAATGGCGTGCTCTGGGCTATGAGAAGCCATTCCGTATGCGCATTGGCGTTAATACCGGATATTGCAACGTAGGTAACTTCGGTTCTGAGGACCGCATGGATTACACAATAATTGGTGGAGAAGTTAACCTTGCTGCCCGTCTAGAGGCTCAGGCCGACCCCGGTGGCATCCTAATGTCATATGAAACTTTCGCTCTAGTTAACGACATCGTTGCAACCGAGTCGCGCGCCCCCATAACTGTCAAGGGAATCCGGCGCGAAGTCAGGCCCTACTCAATTCTTGGACTATATGACAACCTTGATAGCGACAGCAGATTCATTCGTAGCGAAGAAGAAGGGATACGTTTGCAACTAGATTTAGAGAAACTGACCTCAGCCAAACGCGATTTGGCTGTTCAGGAATTGGAAAAAGCTTTAGCTCGCCTCAAGTCACTATAG
- a CDS encoding formylglycine-generating enzyme family protein has product MKKIIFLTLLILACAALAYAVNPDDYIDQEFMTYDEKPDRSEGQTSSHSFSLSSAKKGDTWTDPATGMEFVWVPAGCFQMGSNEGNSDEKPVHEVCLDGFWMGKYEVTQAEWLKVVGSNPSVFNGSRYPVEKVSWNDTQSFIKKINSKDNGKFRLPSEAEWEYAARSGGNNQKYVGGDNIDVDAWYAVSLGGTHQVGTQPPNAIGLYDMGGNVSEWCEDWHSATAYLEHSRNNPIYISGDFNRVIRGGGWSDYPPDTRLAARNHLDPDSAYGTIGFRLVRTNN; this is encoded by the coding sequence ATGAAGAAAATTATATTCCTGACTCTTCTCATACTTGCATGCGCCGCTCTAGCTTACGCTGTGAACCCTGACGATTATATTGATCAGGAGTTTATGACGTATGATGAGAAACCTGATCGGTCGGAAGGGCAGACGTCTTCCCATTCATTCTCATTGAGTTCTGCTAAAAAGGGCGACACATGGACCGATCCCGCTACGGGTATGGAATTTGTCTGGGTCCCTGCAGGTTGTTTTCAAATGGGTAGCAATGAGGGCAATAGTGACGAAAAACCTGTTCATGAAGTTTGTTTAGATGGTTTCTGGATGGGTAAGTATGAGGTGACTCAAGCTGAATGGCTAAAGGTGGTGGGTAGTAATCCATCTGTGTTTAACGGTAGTCGTTATCCTGTGGAAAAAGTTTCATGGAATGATACTCAATCTTTCATTAAAAAGATAAATTCTAAAGATAATGGAAAATTTCGTTTACCCTCGGAAGCTGAATGGGAGTATGCAGCCCGCAGTGGTGGCAATAATCAAAAATATGTAGGTGGTGACAATATAGATGTAGACGCATGGTATGCCGTTAGCCTTGGCGGAACCCACCAAGTTGGAACTCAGCCCCCTAACGCTATTGGTTTGTATGATATGGGGGGCAATGTAAGTGAATGGTGTGAGGACTGGCATAGTGCTACAGCATACTTAGAACACTCTAGAAATAATCCCATATATATTAGCGGTGATTTTAACCGTGTGATACGTGGTGGCGGTTGGTCCGACTACCCCCCCGATACTCGGCTTGCTGCTCGCAACCATTTAGATCCTGACTCCGCTTACGGCACCATTGGTTTCCGCCTTGTGAGAACAAATAATTAG